The following proteins are encoded in a genomic region of Falsibacillus pallidus:
- a CDS encoding glyceraldehyde-3-phosphate dehydrogenase → MNANIAINGFGRIGRMVFRKAISEGGLNIVAINASYPAETLAHLIKYDTNHGIFDGDVSHEDNALVVNGKRIQLINHRNPEELPWRELGVDIVIEATGKFNSRDKAALHLEAGAKKVILTAPGKNEDITIVMGVNESALDLSKHDIISNASCTTNCLAPVAKILDEQFGIENGLMTTVHAYTNDQKNIDNPHKDLRRARACGQSIIPTTTGAAKALALVLPHLKGKLHGMALRVPTPNVSLVDLVVDLKQEVTVDAVNEAFMTAASGSLNGILQFTTEPLVSIDFNTNPHSAIIDGLSTMVMDGKKVKVLAWYDNEWGYSCRVVDLAKKVASEMKKTAELKAV, encoded by the coding sequence ATGAATGCAAATATCGCGATAAATGGTTTTGGACGTATTGGAAGAATGGTTTTCAGGAAAGCAATCTCAGAGGGCGGTTTAAACATTGTAGCGATCAATGCGAGCTATCCGGCCGAAACTCTTGCCCATTTAATTAAGTATGACACAAACCATGGAATATTTGATGGCGATGTGAGCCATGAAGATAATGCTTTAGTGGTAAATGGTAAGCGCATTCAATTAATCAATCATAGAAATCCGGAAGAACTGCCTTGGAGAGAGCTTGGCGTTGATATTGTCATCGAAGCCACAGGCAAGTTTAATTCACGTGATAAAGCGGCGCTTCACTTGGAAGCCGGTGCAAAAAAAGTCATCCTCACCGCTCCAGGCAAAAATGAGGATATCACAATTGTCATGGGAGTAAATGAAAGCGCATTAGATCTGTCGAAGCATGACATTATTTCAAATGCTTCCTGCACAACAAACTGCCTTGCACCTGTGGCAAAGATTCTCGATGAACAGTTTGGAATCGAAAATGGATTAATGACAACCGTGCATGCTTATACAAATGACCAAAAAAATATAGATAATCCACATAAGGATCTTCGCCGCGCCCGTGCCTGCGGACAATCGATCATCCCAACGACAACCGGCGCAGCAAAAGCATTGGCTTTGGTGCTTCCGCATCTTAAAGGCAAGCTGCATGGAATGGCGCTTCGTGTTCCTACACCAAACGTTTCACTCGTCGACCTAGTTGTGGATCTTAAGCAGGAAGTTACAGTAGATGCGGTAAATGAAGCGTTCATGACCGCTGCTAGCGGTTCTTTGAATGGCATTCTTCAATTCACCACGGAACCATTGGTTTCCATCGACTTTAATACAAATCCTCACTCTGCCATCATCGACGGACTTTCCACAATGGTGATGGACGGAAAAAAAGTGAAAGTACTTGCTTGGTATGACAATGAATGGGGCTACTCCTGCCGAGTGGTGGATCTTGCTAAGAAAGTGGCCAGTGAAATGAAGAAGACTGCAGAGCTAAAAGCAGTCTAA
- the coaE gene encoding dephospho-CoA kinase (Dephospho-CoA kinase (CoaE) performs the final step in coenzyme A biosynthesis.) — protein MTVIIGLTGGIASGKSTVSRMLEARGFPIIDADVAAREAVKPGQKALEEIEAAFGQEVIQPDGMLDRAKLGSIVFHDDEKRKTLNGIVHPAVRSWMNGKKEEYIQNGSNTIILDIPLLFESKLTYMADKVLLVYVDEKTQLHRLMERNGLSESEASARIHSQMPLKQKVELADAVIDNNQSLDHTESQLADILGSWNLTP, from the coding sequence ATGACGGTAATCATTGGATTGACCGGCGGGATAGCAAGCGGGAAAAGCACCGTATCACGCATGCTGGAAGCGCGAGGTTTTCCGATCATTGATGCAGACGTTGCAGCAAGGGAAGCAGTTAAACCTGGGCAAAAGGCCCTGGAAGAAATCGAAGCAGCTTTTGGGCAAGAAGTCATACAGCCGGATGGCATGCTGGATCGTGCAAAACTGGGCTCCATTGTCTTTCATGATGATGAAAAAAGAAAAACTCTCAATGGAATTGTCCACCCGGCCGTTCGCAGCTGGATGAATGGCAAGAAGGAAGAATACATCCAAAATGGAAGCAATACCATCATTTTGGATATTCCCCTGCTGTTTGAAAGTAAACTGACTTATATGGCAGACAAAGTCCTTCTTGTTTATGTGGACGAAAAGACCCAGCTTCATCGTCTAATGGAGCGAAATGGACTTTCAGAGAGTGAAGCATCTGCACGAATTCATTCACAGATGCCCCTGAAACAAAAAGTAGAATTGGCAGATGCCGTGATTGATAATAATCAATCGCTGGATCACACTGAATCCCAGCTTGCAGACATCCTGGGAAGCTGGAATTTAACCCCTTAA
- a CDS encoding putative sporulation protein YtxC: MEFIFKQWQDVMKFQQCLSEHAKSSWYHETLFQNEKHFILMTHIDELDHEQAKNIMKEFLLFQKRADWARGILEDQFFYSEEEEQGEILAIVHEMLSGEREELTSLLEPMDDAYVIEEALSSIFDQSDAISFDSFIRFRLKKYMERMVQYVELAIDEYKMEQEYQAFTNMLREYLGRKDPKINVIHLLFEQEPFFYTERFEMMTRQEIMAMLDKRLLTNHPVYIDSYTLAPLLSMAPNVIFIYTDHKDHGLIRTILKIFEERVCILSKSEFWEEKKSFEENASAQ; the protein is encoded by the coding sequence GTGGAATTCATTTTTAAACAATGGCAGGATGTCATGAAATTCCAGCAATGCTTGTCAGAGCATGCAAAATCTTCATGGTATCACGAAACGCTGTTCCAGAATGAAAAACATTTCATATTAATGACTCATATAGATGAACTAGATCATGAACAGGCAAAAAATATCATGAAGGAATTCTTGCTTTTCCAAAAGAGGGCTGATTGGGCAAGAGGGATTTTGGAAGATCAATTTTTTTACAGCGAAGAAGAAGAACAGGGGGAAATCCTCGCCATCGTCCATGAGATGCTGAGTGGAGAACGGGAGGAATTGACATCATTGCTTGAACCGATGGATGATGCATACGTCATAGAAGAAGCACTTTCATCAATATTTGACCAAAGTGATGCTATCTCTTTTGATTCATTCATTCGCTTCCGATTAAAAAAGTACATGGAGCGAATGGTGCAATATGTTGAACTTGCCATTGATGAGTATAAAATGGAACAGGAATATCAGGCGTTTACGAATATGCTGCGGGAATATTTAGGGAGGAAGGATCCGAAAATAAACGTAATACATCTTCTGTTCGAACAAGAACCTTTCTTCTACACTGAACGGTTTGAAATGATGACTCGGCAAGAAATCATGGCCATGCTGGATAAAAGGCTCTTGACCAATCATCCTGTCTATATTGATTCTTACACACTTGCTCCGCTCCTTTCAATGGCTCCGAATGTCATCTTCATTTATACCGATCATAAAGATCACGGCCTTATCAGAACCATCCTGAAAATATTTGAGGAAAGGGTCTGCATCCTTTCGAAAAGTGAATTCTGGGAAGAGAAAAAATCGTTTGAAGAGAATGCCTCTGCTCAATGA
- the rpmI gene encoding 50S ribosomal protein L35, with protein sequence MPKMKTHRGTAKRFKKTGSGKLKRSHAYTSHLFANKSTKQKRKLRKAAVVSKGDFKRIRHMLDMIK encoded by the coding sequence ATGCCAAAAATGAAAACTCACCGTGGCACAGCAAAGCGTTTTAAAAAGACTGGGTCTGGTAAATTAAAACGTTCCCACGCTTATACAAGCCACTTATTCGCTAATAAATCTACGAAACAAAAACGTAAGCTTCGTAAAGCTGCCGTTGTTTCTAAAGGTGATTTCAAACGTATTCGTCATATGTTAGACATGATCAAGTAA
- a CDS encoding replication initiation and membrane attachment family protein codes for MKQYWNEIKPVDAYQAASNGMLHEYDRKVISFLYQPLIGPICYSLYMTLWNQVEENRLWAIESSHYHLMNLLSLNLTDIYEARLKLEGIGLLKVFVKENGEDRSFIYELQPPLSPEAFFSDGMLNVYLYRKLGKNHFLRLKQFFTDDRFDGADYKDITREFQDVFSSGNQQQFLDEEAFEDSRLEQSKQYIGRKPAETVNAKDYEFDFDLLLAGLQEAILPKKALTKKARSAIEKLAFLYRINAVDMKKVVISAVTNDQEIDIELLRKAARDWYQMENGEPLPQLIDRMQPALLQSSGTDQQEDRLIQYFENTSPRQLLTDISKGAQPSKADLMAVEEVLLNQNLPPGVVNVLIQYVMLKTDMKLSKSYMEKIASHWARKNIKTVKDAMDLAKKEHKQYQDWASGKKETSTVRRKKPTRTEQLPDWFNDTAGEKEQKSTPPPDDTDLEAKRQRLQKLQEKYKK; via the coding sequence ATGAAACAATATTGGAATGAAATCAAGCCGGTGGATGCTTATCAGGCCGCTTCAAACGGGATGCTTCATGAATATGACCGGAAAGTCATTTCGTTTTTATATCAGCCGCTGATCGGCCCCATTTGCTACAGCCTTTATATGACTCTTTGGAACCAGGTCGAGGAGAACCGTTTATGGGCTATCGAAAGCAGCCACTATCACTTAATGAACCTCCTATCCTTGAATTTGACTGACATCTATGAAGCCCGATTGAAATTGGAAGGTATCGGACTTTTAAAAGTCTTTGTAAAAGAGAATGGTGAAGACCGTTCATTTATATATGAGCTGCAGCCACCGCTTTCGCCGGAAGCCTTTTTTTCGGACGGCATGTTGAACGTCTATCTTTATCGTAAACTGGGAAAGAATCATTTTCTTCGTTTGAAGCAGTTTTTCACTGATGATCGATTCGATGGTGCAGACTATAAGGATATCACTCGGGAATTCCAGGATGTTTTCTCATCAGGAAACCAGCAGCAATTCCTGGACGAAGAAGCCTTCGAGGACAGCCGATTGGAGCAATCCAAACAGTATATCGGCAGGAAACCTGCGGAAACAGTTAATGCAAAGGATTATGAATTTGATTTTGATCTTTTGCTGGCAGGATTGCAGGAAGCCATCCTGCCTAAAAAGGCACTGACCAAAAAGGCAAGGTCCGCCATAGAAAAACTCGCTTTTCTATACAGGATCAATGCAGTTGATATGAAAAAAGTTGTGATCAGTGCGGTTACAAATGATCAGGAAATAGATATTGAACTTTTGAGAAAAGCGGCAAGAGATTGGTATCAGATGGAGAATGGGGAGCCATTGCCGCAGCTCATTGATCGAATGCAGCCGGCTCTTCTCCAAAGTTCAGGGACAGATCAGCAAGAAGATCGCCTCATCCAATATTTTGAAAATACGTCCCCTCGCCAGTTGTTGACGGATATATCGAAAGGCGCGCAGCCATCGAAAGCAGATCTGATGGCTGTGGAGGAAGTCCTGTTGAATCAAAATCTCCCTCCAGGCGTCGTCAATGTTCTTATTCAATATGTGATGCTGAAGACGGACATGAAGCTTTCAAAAAGTTATATGGAGAAGATTGCATCCCATTGGGCAAGGAAGAATATAAAAACGGTCAAGGATGCCATGGACTTGGCGAAGAAGGAGCATAAACAGTATCAGGATTGGGCAAGCGGGAAGAAAGAAACGTCGACGGTGCGCCGGAAAAAACCTACCCGTACGGAGCAGCTTCCTGATTGGTTTAATGACACTGCTGGAGAGAAAGAACAAAAATCAACCCCGCCTCCTGATGATACGGATTTGGAAGCGAAGCGGCAGAGGCTGCAGAAACTGCAGGAAAAATATAAAAAGTAA
- the infC gene encoding translation initiation factor IF-3 yields the protein MMVNEGIRARELRLIDQNGEQLGIKSKNEALEIAARVNLDVVLVAPNAKPPVARIMDYGKYRFEQQKKDKEARKNQKIINLKEVRLSPTIEEHDFNTKLRNARKFLEKGDKVKASIRFKGRAITHKEIGQRVLDRFSAACDDVSTVESKPKMDGRSMFLVLAPKNEK from the coding sequence ATGATGGTAAACGAAGGCATCCGTGCCCGTGAACTTCGTCTCATTGACCAAAACGGCGAGCAATTAGGTATTAAATCAAAGAATGAAGCACTTGAAATTGCAGCACGCGTTAACTTAGACGTTGTATTGGTTGCTCCAAATGCTAAACCACCAGTAGCCCGTATTATGGACTATGGTAAATATCGCTTTGAGCAGCAAAAGAAAGATAAAGAAGCTCGTAAAAACCAAAAAATCATCAACCTTAAAGAAGTGCGTTTGAGCCCAACTATTGAAGAACATGACTTTAATACGAAGCTTCGCAATGCGCGCAAGTTCCTTGAAAAAGGGGACAAAGTAAAAGCGTCCATTCGTTTCAAAGGACGTGCGATCACACATAAAGAAATCGGCCAACGCGTATTGGATCGTTTTTCTGCAGCATGTGATGACGTTTCTACAGTTGAATCGAAGCCGAAAATGGACGGACGCAGCATGTTCTTGGTATTAGCACCTAAAAACGAAAAGTAA
- the nrdR gene encoding transcriptional regulator NrdR, translating to MKCPSCHNNGTRVVDSRPAEDGLSIRRRRECELCSFRFTTFERVEETPLIVVKKEGMREEFSRDKILRGLIKACEKRPVRLEQLEEITFSIEKELRSNGASEIQSDDIGEMVMDRLASVDEVAYVRFASVYRQFKDINVFLDELKDLIKKERS from the coding sequence ATGAAATGCCCTTCATGCCACAACAATGGCACAAGAGTTGTTGATTCAAGACCCGCTGAGGATGGTCTTTCCATACGAAGAAGACGTGAATGTGAACTTTGTTCCTTTCGTTTCACTACATTTGAAAGAGTGGAAGAAACACCGCTCATTGTAGTCAAAAAAGAGGGGATGAGGGAAGAGTTCAGCAGGGATAAAATCCTTAGAGGCTTGATCAAGGCCTGTGAAAAACGTCCGGTTCGACTGGAGCAGCTGGAAGAAATCACTTTCAGCATTGAAAAAGAGCTAAGAAGCAATGGTGCTTCTGAAATCCAGTCAGACGACATCGGCGAAATGGTCATGGACCGGCTAGCTTCGGTGGATGAAGTCGCATATGTACGATTTGCGTCCGTATACCGTCAATTTAAGGATATCAATGTTTTTCTGGACGAACTAAAAGATTTAATAAAAAAAGAACGTTCTTGA
- a CDS encoding dUTP diphosphatase, with protein MDIQSLFKMQKELDGFIEKERGIEGADLFQQKLLALLVEIGELANETRCFKFWSSKPASSKDTILEEFVDGVHFILSLGIIKSFDTKKFSIEVSDTQGDDPVKAFLFIYNSVNEFGKNRDLAHYDTLLQAYFSLGNTLGFTPLEVEAAYKKKNEINFRRQHEGY; from the coding sequence ATGGATATTCAATCCTTATTCAAAATGCAAAAAGAGTTGGATGGTTTTATTGAAAAAGAAAGAGGGATTGAAGGTGCAGACCTCTTTCAGCAAAAGCTGCTGGCCCTATTAGTGGAGATTGGCGAGCTTGCAAATGAAACGAGATGCTTTAAGTTTTGGAGTTCGAAGCCGGCTTCATCAAAAGACACCATCCTCGAAGAGTTTGTAGACGGAGTACACTTTATACTGTCGCTTGGCATTATTAAAAGCTTTGATACTAAAAAGTTTTCCATTGAAGTTTCAGACACACAGGGTGATGATCCTGTTAAGGCTTTTCTTTTTATTTACAACTCTGTAAATGAATTTGGCAAGAATAGAGATCTTGCTCATTACGATACCCTTCTCCAGGCATATTTTTCATTGGGAAATACACTGGGCTTCACTCCTCTGGAAGTGGAGGCAGCCTATAAGAAGAAAAATGAAATTAATTTCAGGCGCCAGCATGAAGGATATTAA
- the dnaI gene encoding primosomal protein DnaI, which yields MERINDTLKRLSSSNGFQQRYEQMKKEIMENKEVQAFFHAHSDVINSSVVDKSMMKLYEFISQSKQCRACPSLSECKNMMEGYEPQLVLNRNVIDIEYHKCQKKLIHDEKQKTEKLIGSIYVPKDILNASLADYQLDTAERVHAFELADKFVAQYERGKKVKGLYFYGSFGIGKSYLLGAIANELAEKHVPSLIVYVPEFFREIKQSLGNHTVDEKLDAVKKAPILMLDDIGAETMSSWIRDEVLGSILQFRMLENLPTFFTSNFDLKGLEYHLTYSQRGEEEKLKAARVMERIKYLAEPVLVNGPNRRN from the coding sequence ATGGAGAGAATCAATGATACGCTAAAGAGGCTTTCGAGCAGCAATGGCTTTCAGCAAAGATACGAACAAATGAAAAAAGAAATCATGGAAAATAAAGAAGTCCAAGCTTTTTTTCATGCTCATTCGGATGTCATTAATAGTTCAGTAGTAGATAAAAGTATGATGAAATTGTACGAATTCATTTCTCAGTCCAAGCAATGCCGGGCCTGTCCAAGCCTTTCGGAATGCAAAAACATGATGGAAGGATATGAGCCGCAGCTTGTATTGAACAGAAATGTGATCGACATTGAATATCATAAATGCCAAAAGAAACTCATCCATGATGAGAAGCAGAAGACGGAAAAACTTATAGGAAGCATCTATGTGCCAAAGGATATTTTAAATGCCTCCCTTGCTGATTATCAGCTTGATACAGCAGAAAGGGTCCATGCATTCGAACTTGCTGATAAATTTGTCGCGCAATATGAACGCGGCAAGAAAGTGAAAGGACTGTATTTCTACGGAAGCTTCGGAATCGGGAAATCGTATCTCCTTGGAGCAATAGCCAACGAATTGGCAGAAAAGCATGTTCCTTCCCTCATTGTATATGTGCCTGAATTTTTCAGGGAAATCAAACAGTCCCTTGGGAACCATACGGTCGATGAAAAGCTGGATGCAGTGAAAAAGGCGCCTATACTAATGCTTGATGATATCGGGGCTGAAACGATGTCCAGCTGGATCAGGGATGAAGTACTCGGCTCCATCCTGCAGTTCCGCATGCTCGAGAATCTGCCTACGTTCTTTACATCCAATTTCGATCTAAAGGGCCTTGAATATCACTTGACCTATTCCCAGCGCGGGGAAGAAGAAAAACTGAAAGCAGCCCGAGTAATGGAAAGGATCAAGTACCTGGCAGAACCAGTCCTTGTCAATGGACCGAATCGAAGAAACTGA
- the rplT gene encoding 50S ribosomal protein L20, protein MPRVKGGTVTRRRRKKVLKLAKGYFGSKHTLYKVANQQVMKSGNYAFRDRRQKKRDFRKLWITRINAAARINGLSYSRLMHGLKLAGIEVNRKMLADLAVVDANAFAELASQAKAKLEK, encoded by the coding sequence ATGCCACGTGTAAAAGGCGGTACAGTTACTCGCAGACGTCGTAAAAAAGTTCTTAAATTAGCCAAAGGTTATTTTGGTTCCAAACATACATTATACAAAGTTGCTAACCAACAAGTTATGAAATCCGGAAACTATGCTTTCCGCGATCGTCGCCAGAAAAAACGCGACTTCCGTAAACTTTGGATCACTCGTATCAATGCAGCTGCACGCATCAACGGTCTTTCTTACAGCCGTTTAATGCATGGTTTGAAGCTTGCTGGCATAGAAGTGAACCGCAAGATGCTTGCTGACTTGGCAGTTGTTGATGCTAACGCATTCGCAGAACTTGCTAGCCAAGCAAAAGCTAAACTTGAGAAGTAA
- the thrS gene encoding threonine--tRNA ligase yields the protein MSEQMMIKFPDGAEKEFPKGSSTEDIAASISPGLKKQALAGKVNGELYDLRRPILADGSIEIITPKSPEALEILRHSTAHLMAQAIKRLYPEVKLGIGPVIESGFYYDIDLDTSITPEDLPKIEKEMKKIVSENLEVVRKEVSRDEAKKIYEEIGDEYKLELLQAIPEGEKVTIYEQGEFFDLCRGVHVPSTNKIKEFKLLSIAGAYWRGNSDNQMLQRIYGTAFFNKEGLEEHLRLLEEAKERDHRKLGKELNLFTNSQKVGQGLPLWLPKGATIRRIIERYIVDKEERLGYDHVYTPIMGSVDLYKTSGHWDHYQEDMFPVMAMDNEDLVLRPMNCPHHMMVYKNDIHSYRELPIRIAELGLMHRYEMSGALAGLQRVRGMTLNDAHIFVRPDQIKEEFKRVVQLVLEVYKDFGLDDYSFRLSYRDPADKEKYFDDDEMWERAQFMLKEAMDELGMDYFEAEGEAAFYGPKLDVQVRTALGKDETLSTVQLDFLLPERFDLTYVGEDGKQHRPVVIHRGVVSTMERFVAFLIEEYKGAFPTWLAPTQVQVIPVSPEIHFDYAKEVQGKLRAAGLRVELDERNEKIGYKIREAQMQKIPYMLVVGDQEVENAAVNVRKYGEQKSETMPFADFLDSVLKEVKR from the coding sequence ATGTCAGAACAAATGATGATTAAATTTCCTGATGGAGCGGAAAAGGAATTCCCTAAAGGCTCTTCGACTGAAGATATTGCGGCTTCCATCAGCCCTGGTTTAAAAAAGCAGGCACTGGCCGGAAAAGTGAATGGGGAGTTGTATGATCTCCGCCGTCCGATCCTTGCTGACGGATCAATTGAAATCATTACACCGAAAAGTCCGGAAGCGCTTGAAATCCTGCGACACAGTACAGCCCATTTAATGGCTCAGGCTATCAAACGTTTATATCCTGAAGTGAAATTAGGAATCGGTCCTGTCATTGAAAGTGGATTTTACTATGACATCGATCTTGATACTTCCATAACACCGGAAGATCTTCCAAAGATCGAAAAAGAAATGAAGAAAATTGTCAGCGAAAATCTGGAAGTCGTCCGCAAAGAGGTTTCCAGGGATGAAGCAAAAAAGATATATGAAGAAATCGGCGATGAATATAAATTGGAATTGCTTCAGGCCATCCCTGAAGGAGAGAAAGTGACAATCTATGAGCAGGGTGAATTCTTTGACCTTTGCCGTGGAGTCCATGTTCCTTCAACAAATAAAATCAAAGAATTTAAACTGCTAAGCATTGCAGGAGCTTACTGGAGAGGGAACAGCGACAACCAAATGCTTCAGCGCATCTACGGAACTGCTTTCTTCAATAAGGAAGGCCTTGAAGAGCATCTCCGCCTGCTGGAAGAAGCGAAAGAGCGCGATCATCGCAAGCTGGGGAAAGAATTGAATCTATTCACTAACTCCCAAAAAGTCGGTCAGGGGCTTCCGCTTTGGCTTCCTAAAGGTGCGACAATCCGCCGCATCATCGAACGCTATATTGTCGATAAAGAAGAAAGATTGGGCTACGACCATGTCTATACACCGATCATGGGAAGTGTGGATCTCTATAAAACAAGCGGACACTGGGACCATTATCAAGAAGACATGTTCCCGGTGATGGCAATGGATAATGAAGATCTCGTCCTCCGTCCTATGAACTGTCCACATCATATGATGGTCTACAAAAACGACATCCACAGCTACCGTGAATTGCCGATCCGCATAGCGGAGCTTGGACTGATGCACCGCTACGAAATGTCAGGCGCATTGGCAGGGCTGCAGCGCGTGCGCGGGATGACTTTGAATGATGCCCATATCTTTGTCCGTCCAGACCAGATTAAAGAGGAATTCAAACGTGTAGTACAGCTTGTCCTTGAAGTGTACAAAGACTTTGGCCTTGATGACTATTCCTTCCGCCTCTCCTACAGAGATCCTGCGGATAAGGAAAAATATTTTGATGACGATGAAATGTGGGAACGTGCACAATTCATGTTGAAAGAAGCCATGGATGAACTTGGCATGGACTACTTCGAAGCAGAAGGGGAAGCGGCATTCTATGGTCCGAAATTGGATGTCCAGGTCCGCACTGCGCTTGGAAAGGACGAAACGCTTTCTACAGTCCAGCTCGACTTCTTGCTTCCTGAACGTTTTGACCTAACTTATGTCGGCGAAGACGGCAAGCAGCACCGCCCGGTTGTCATCCACCGTGGAGTTGTTTCCACAATGGAGCGTTTTGTTGCATTCCTGATAGAAGAATATAAAGGGGCATTCCCGACATGGCTTGCTCCAACACAAGTGCAGGTCATCCCTGTTTCTCCTGAAATCCATTTCGACTATGCAAAAGAAGTGCAGGGAAAATTAAGAGCTGCAGGACTTCGGGTCGAACTGGATGAGCGAAACGAAAAAATCGGCTATAAGATCAGGGAAGCACAAATGCAGAAGATTCCGTACATGCTTGTTGTCGGAGATCAGGAAGTTGAAAATGCTGCCGTCAATGTACGTAAATATGGCGAGCAAAAATCCGAAACGATGCCATTTGCTGACTTCTTGGATTCTGTCTTAAAAGAAGTGAAACGTTAA
- a CDS encoding DUF1294 domain-containing protein has product MLAIVIICYLIFINLFGLIIMKVDKERAKKGKYRIKESSLWKAAFLGGAIGTTAGMNMFRHKTKHTQFKWGFPLLAIIEAALYIWGLWIWLY; this is encoded by the coding sequence ATGTTGGCGATCGTGATTATTTGTTATCTCATTTTTATCAATCTGTTTGGCTTGATTATTATGAAAGTGGATAAGGAAAGGGCGAAAAAAGGGAAGTACCGGATAAAGGAGAGCAGTCTATGGAAGGCAGCATTCTTGGGAGGTGCAATCGGAACGACGGCGGGAATGAACATGTTCAGGCATAAAACGAAGCATACTCAATTTAAATGGGGATTTCCTTTGCTTGCAATTATTGAAGCGGCGTTATATATATGGGGGCTTTGGATTTGGCTTTATTGA
- the speD gene encoding adenosylmethionine decarboxylase → METMGRHVISELWGCDFEKLNNVEMIEKTFVDAALKSGAEIREVAFHKFAPQGVSGVVIISESHLTIHSFPEHGYASIDVYTCGDLDPNIAADYIAEALGAQTRETIELPRGMGPVQVKQSQAL, encoded by the coding sequence ATGGAAACAATGGGTCGTCATGTAATATCTGAATTATGGGGTTGTGACTTCGAAAAATTAAACAATGTAGAAATGATCGAGAAAACATTTGTTGATGCAGCACTTAAATCCGGTGCTGAAATCCGAGAAGTGGCTTTCCATAAATTTGCACCACAAGGCGTAAGCGGTGTAGTCATCATTTCTGAGTCTCATTTAACAATTCACAGCTTTCCTGAACATGGTTATGCTAGTATTGATGTGTACACTTGCGGCGATTTAGATCCTAATATTGCTGCTGACTATATTGCAGAAGCGCTGGGTGCCCAAACTCGTGAGACAATTGAATTGCCTCGTGGAATGGGTCCTGTACAAGTTAAACAATCACAGGCACTTTAA
- a CDS encoding sigma-w pathway protein ysdB — protein MLWLFRFIIIALILYLLYKAFKFITDPKRKLELAHEKKEYFFYDQLGNVRKNFLLTYKGVLFEGEKYLGTTEDAFDVVSIFVWPRNPDQLAGLKSEDFLFLESEISGAYPHAKIDWKSPIKEFMEKHRS, from the coding sequence ATGTTATGGCTTTTTCGCTTCATCATTATTGCTCTTATTCTTTATTTATTGTACAAAGCTTTTAAATTTATCACAGATCCGAAAAGGAAGCTGGAGCTTGCCCATGAAAAGAAAGAATACTTTTTTTACGACCAATTGGGAAATGTAAGGAAAAATTTCCTCCTTACCTATAAAGGGGTTTTGTTCGAGGGTGAAAAATATTTAGGCACGACAGAAGATGCCTTTGATGTAGTATCCATATTTGTTTGGCCGCGAAACCCAGATCAGCTTGCCGGGTTGAAAAGCGAAGACTTTTTATTCCTGGAAAGCGAGATCTCCGGGGCGTACCCACACGCCAAAATCGACTGGAAAAGCCCCATAAAAGAATTCATGGAAAAGCACCGGTCATAG